The Akkermansia muciniphila genome contains a region encoding:
- a CDS encoding cytochrome c3 family protein has translation MANIFPPNTNRRFYGGVALIALAAALALGGLYYVNFQVPEYEPVQPVRFSHKLHAGDLNMSCTACHSAARRSPRAGIPDTKSCMGCHQHILPNSPLIAPLRQAADPQYPGYTGEPVRWVMVNRLSGHAYFNHMAHLNRGIGCTSCHGDVAGMERIRAPRDARMQWCLDCHRNPAPHLRPLEETDASHYSAADYLRTHSVRDAEGNRLRTPLQLGDFLKRQWKIQPKLDCSTCHH, from the coding sequence ATGGCCAACATCTTTCCACCCAATACCAACAGGCGCTTTTACGGAGGCGTCGCGCTGATTGCGCTTGCCGCCGCACTGGCGCTGGGGGGCCTGTATTACGTCAATTTCCAGGTTCCGGAGTACGAACCCGTGCAACCCGTCCGTTTTTCCCATAAACTCCACGCCGGAGACTTGAACATGAGCTGTACGGCCTGCCACAGCGCAGCCCGCCGCTCGCCCAGGGCAGGCATTCCGGATACGAAGTCCTGCATGGGCTGCCACCAGCATATTCTTCCCAACAGCCCGCTCATCGCTCCGCTGCGCCAGGCAGCCGATCCCCAATATCCCGGCTACACGGGTGAACCGGTCCGCTGGGTGATGGTCAACCGGCTGTCCGGCCACGCCTATTTCAACCACATGGCCCATCTGAACCGCGGCATCGGCTGCACTTCATGCCATGGCGACGTAGCGGGCATGGAACGCATCAGGGCCCCGCGGGATGCCCGCATGCAGTGGTGCCTGGACTGCCACCGCAACCCGGCGCCGCACCTGCGCCCGCTGGAGGAGACGGACGCCTCCCATTATTCCGCCGCGGATTACCTCCGCACGCATTCCGTCCGGGATGCGGAAGGAAACCGCCTCCGGACTCCCCTTCAGTTGGGAGATTTCCTGAAACGCCAGTGGAAGATCCAGCCAAAACTGGATTGCTCCACATGCCACCACTAG
- a CDS encoding Gfo/Idh/MocA family oxidoreductase, whose product MGSPIWNRRSFLRTAAGTAGFLAAMPYLNVTAAGAVPDARPLKVGLVGCGGRGLGAMKNALDADPGTVAWALADVFQERIDFGSNLLAEEYGSRVQVDKSRMFDGLDGYKKLLQTDIDVVLLCTPPAFRPEHLAAAIDANKHIYAEKPVAVDVPGVLSVLESARLAKLRNLVILDGFCWRYDKANEAAHHKLSSGQLGRVLSFDGLYYTTPPKSPLALDSRPASDTDVAWALRNWTAWNWLSGGQFVEQIVHTIDGMVWSMNEQLPLAAFGSGGRAQRRDDGDVWDHYDVYFEYDHNVAAHISCRQWVGCHGEIVDRTVCEKGMLVTPYRPHIQADKRWRFRGERGNMYADTHVAFYRFLRSGTWTQTLESAANKTLAAIMGREAAHTGQRITWEQIKKNTTRLVPEDLTMDTPLPPARIPRPGRTA is encoded by the coding sequence ATGGGTTCCCCTATTTGGAACAGACGCAGTTTTTTAAGAACCGCCGCGGGAACGGCCGGGTTCCTGGCGGCCATGCCCTATTTGAATGTAACCGCCGCCGGAGCCGTGCCGGACGCCAGGCCGCTCAAGGTGGGCCTGGTCGGCTGCGGAGGCCGCGGCCTGGGCGCCATGAAGAACGCGCTGGACGCGGACCCCGGAACAGTGGCCTGGGCACTGGCGGACGTGTTTCAGGAACGGATTGATTTCGGCTCCAACCTGCTGGCGGAGGAGTACGGCAGCCGCGTGCAGGTGGATAAGAGCCGCATGTTCGACGGCCTGGACGGCTACAAGAAGCTGCTGCAAACGGACATTGACGTGGTGCTGCTCTGCACGCCGCCCGCTTTCCGCCCGGAACATCTGGCGGCGGCCATTGACGCCAACAAGCATATTTATGCGGAAAAACCCGTGGCGGTGGACGTTCCCGGCGTGCTTTCCGTCCTGGAATCCGCACGGCTGGCCAAGCTCCGGAACCTGGTTATTCTGGACGGTTTCTGCTGGCGTTACGACAAGGCGAACGAAGCGGCCCACCACAAACTGTCTTCCGGCCAGCTGGGCCGCGTGCTTTCCTTTGACGGCCTTTATTACACCACGCCGCCCAAGTCCCCTCTGGCGCTGGATTCCCGCCCCGCGTCCGATACGGACGTGGCCTGGGCCCTCCGCAACTGGACTGCCTGGAACTGGCTGAGCGGCGGCCAGTTCGTGGAACAGATCGTCCACACGATTGACGGCATGGTGTGGTCCATGAATGAGCAGCTTCCGCTGGCGGCTTTCGGCTCCGGCGGACGCGCCCAGCGCCGGGACGATGGAGACGTATGGGACCATTACGACGTTTATTTTGAATATGACCACAACGTGGCCGCCCACATCTCATGCAGGCAGTGGGTAGGCTGCCACGGGGAGATCGTGGACCGGACGGTTTGTGAAAAAGGCATGCTGGTCACTCCGTACCGTCCCCACATCCAGGCGGATAAACGCTGGCGTTTCCGCGGAGAACGGGGCAATATGTACGCAGACACGCACGTGGCCTTTTACCGTTTCCTCCGCTCCGGCACCTGGACGCAGACGCTGGAAAGCGCGGCCAACAAGACCCTGGCGGCCATCATGGGACGCGAGGCAGCCCATACCGGGCAGCGCATCACCTGGGAACAGATTAAAAAGAATACCACGCGGCTGGTGCCTGAAGACCTGACGATGGATACGCCGCTGCCCCCGGCCCGCATTCCGCGGCCGGGCAGGACAGCCTGA